The nucleotide window CTACTTACAATGGGCTTTCAATAGATAGATTTGGTATAAATATTCCTTCACCTGAACATTCAAATACGATTGATGTATGTAACACTGTTGACATAAAAACTGAAGATCTGTCTGACAGTTTGCCACCTGTGTGTGACACGGTAGCCTCTGACTTATGTTCCACAGGCATTGATATTTGCAGTTTCAGTGAAGATATAAAACCTGGGGACTCTCTGTTATTGAGTGTTGAGGAAGTACTCCGCAGCTTAGAAACTGTTTCAAACACAGAAGTTTGTTGCCCTAATTTGCAGCCCAACTTGGAAGCCACTGTATCCAATGGACCGTTTCtgcagctttcttcgcagtctcTTAGCCATAATGTTTTTATGTCCACCAGTCCTGCACTTCATGGGTTATCGTGTACAGCAGCAACTCCGAAGGTAGCAAAACTGAATAGAAAACGATCCAGGTCAGAAAGCGACAGTGAGAAAGTTCAACCACTTCCAATTTCTACCATTATCCGAGGCCCAACATTGGGGGCATCTGCTCCTGTGACAGTGAAACGGGAGAGCAAAATTTCTCTTCAGCCTATAGCAACTGTTCCCAATGGAGGCACAACACCCAAAATCAGCAAAACTGTGCTTTTATCTACTAAAAGCATGAAAAAGAGTCATGAACATGGATCCAAGAAATCTCACTCTAAAACCAAGCCAGGTATTCTTAAAAAAGACAAAGCAGTAAAGGAAAAGATTCCCAGTCATCATTTTATGCCAGGAAGTCCTACCAAGACTGTGTATAAAAAGCCCCAGGAAAAGAAAGGGTGTAAATGTGGGCGTGCTACTCAAAATCCAAGTGTTCTTACATGCCGCGGCCAACGCTGCCCTTGCTACTCTAACCGCAAAGCCTGCTTAGATTGTATATGTCGTGGCTGCCAAAACTCCTATATGGCCAATGGGGAGAAGAAGCTGGAGGCATTTGCTGTGCCAGAAAAGGCTTTGGAGCAGACCAGGCTCACTTTGGGCATTAATGTGACTAGCATTG belongs to Bubalus bubalis isolate 160015118507 breed Murrah chromosome 1, NDDB_SH_1, whole genome shotgun sequence and includes:
- the MSL2 gene encoding E3 ubiquitin-protein ligase MSL2 translates to MNPVNATALYISASRLVLNYDPGDPKAFTEINRLLPYFRQSLSCCVCGHLLQDPIAPTNSTCQHYVCKSCKGKKMMMKPSCSWCKDYEQFEENKQLSILVNCYKKLCEYITQTALARDIIEAVDCSSDILALLNDGSLFGEETEKPSDSSFTLCLTHSPLPSTSEPTADPQASLSPISESTLSIAIGSSVINGLPTYNGLSIDRFGINIPSPEHSNTIDVCNTVDIKTEDLSDSLPPVCDTVASDLCSTGIDICSFSEDIKPGDSLLLSVEEVLRSLETVSNTEVCCPNLQPNLEATVSNGPFLQLSSQSLSHNVFMSTSPALHGLSCTAATPKVAKLNRKRSRSESDSEKVQPLPISTIIRGPTLGASAPVTVKRESKISLQPIATVPNGGTTPKISKTVLLSTKSMKKSHEHGSKKSHSKTKPGILKKDKAVKEKIPSHHFMPGSPTKTVYKKPQEKKGCKCGRATQNPSVLTCRGQRCPCYSNRKACLDCICRGCQNSYMANGEKKLEAFAVPEKALEQTRLTLGINVTSIAVRNASTSTSVINVTGSPVTTFLAASTHDDKSLDEAIDMRFDC